The DNA region GTTCTCTGTTTGTATCATTTTCTTGCACCTTCAAATAGTTGGAACaatatttatgtaaattattcatatgaaGAGTAAAGTTAAAGATATACTCTGGAGAAATCACCGTTTTCATTGTTGTATATACTCCTTGTATCCctaatttaataaaatcTTGAGTTGATAAATCAACAAGAGATGGAACATTGTCTTTAATTAAAATTGccatttttaataaaatgttatataattattaaattaaaaatatcataGACGAAGGAAactattatatacatatagaaatatataaatatatatatatatgtgggataataaatatttatttaattatataattaatttattttttatgcttttctttaaatatgttatgaacaatatataatttaatatactatttacttaaatataaatatatatatatatttttttaattcttctaTAGAATTCAAAACAAATAAAGgaaattaatatatttaaataggctttttaaaaataatcatatattattatataaatgtggatatatatgataaattttaatttatatgtcACCTAAGTATGATACCTAAATAATTACaaataatagaaaaaaataaaatttaattcataaatgtatgtataatttgaattattcttttttaaaatataataataaagggggaaaaaaaaaaaataatatatatatatatataatatatataactatttagggtttttctttatatttaataacaACGTTCATAGTTATTCCTAAATTTTGAATGAAATTAATGAAAATTTGGGAAGAtaaattttgatatattaaaaattagaatataaataaatatatatatatttatataaatttttttttttttttttttatatatatatatttgtataaatatgaactaaatatataaagaaagCTACTGACAACATTGCTTATATTAGTTCtttatttcttaatatataatgtataaaCTTTTTGTGCATTTAAAATAAGAGTATTATTCCGAATacttattataattattttttaattgtttcacacattattttttttcatatacatatataatatataaatatatatataatatatttccttACAATATCTTTcttgtatttataaataatttttgtttttatttattttatttttttttttcttaaaagaaaataaaaatataacatatccctattattatatacgtaaatatgtaaatgtgtacttttttttttttttttaaattatttcttaaatatatttataataatatatcttttagTTTACATTTactataattatttaatttaaatttttttgtaacATTTTGCTTTTATAAAGTATTACATCAAAGGTtgatataaaatagaaaaagacaaaaaaatattatttttattaaaataataacataaaatttatattgaaatattatCTTGTATTATTAATTGTCAGAAATAACTGATattgatttattttcaatttcaagctttttatcattaataaataaattcataaatatatatattatatatatatatatttatttatttatttatttacttATTTACAATTTTAGAGAGGAACgaatttatatataaaaatataatacttCTTATACAcaaagaaataataataatagaattaatatatattcttacATGAAGctgtaaataatatatgtcatttaaatgttatattttttttaatttttaataaatggactgatataatataatgaaaaaaattaaggACGAATTTGATGATTATTATGATGCATATGAAGAGAATTGGTCACCTGATACATTTGCAGAATTGGAATCAAGCGAAAGTTTAGAAAAAACgatacaaaaaaaaatgtataaagAAGAACTTGAGCAGAGCAATTTCTTTTGTGCAGCAAAGGAAATATATTCAAACGACTCCGAAAATATGCAAGtagataataatgatataaaaaaaaaagaaataactaatgataataatagtggaggagaaaatgatgatataataaatgataataataacagTCATCATTTGGTATTAGATATTGACGAAAATATCGATCTTACTGAGGAAGACGTTGAAGCTtctaataaaaatgaaaataatttcgATGAAAATAAATGGACTAATCATTTTAACGAAGAAGATCAAAAGGAAGATTCaaacaaattatatgaagaaaggaatgatgatatagatgagaacaaaaaaagtcatgaagaaattaatttatttaaagatatatatgatgaattagaaaattctaaaaatgaaaaagaaaataacTATGAgaattattcatataatgaaaattattctaataaaaaaaatgaaaactCTGATTCTTTTATGaatgaattaaatatgtataGTAATAACATAGAAAGaaatgataatgaaaaaaatgattcGTTAAGTGTCTTTAATAGGAACGAATCTGACttaaatttatttgatGATTTAAATGATACCAATCATTATAACAGTAATAGtaaagataaaaatgatttCGATCCATGTAGTAATAGttataatgaatataaagaaaaagatgATGTTTTtgttgataataataatagtaataataataataataataataataatcatatgAATGATATTTTTGAGAACTGTCATAGATATGAAAAAAACGAAGAATATGAAAACTATTcaaataaatcattttgtcctattttaaagaaaggagaaaataattatgatgatacaaaggaaaataaaattgatatgataaatatgaataattttgaaagatataatttaaaagatgaaaatgTATGTTTAcaaaatgatgatattgTTAGTATTATCAGTGAAAGATTACaagaagataaaaataaaaattctATGGATTATagtttttataataataatacatgTACAAGTTATAATGATAAGGATATAAAAGAAATCTTAtcaaattataatatgtcaaatgatatatctaataatttatctaatattatttcaaaTATGATATCTAATAATCTATCTAATATcatatcaaataatatatcaaattataatatatccGATAGTATTgattcaaataaaaataatttaaaatataataatagtcttaataataatgacaGTACTATAGATAATGGTACCAATAGCtctaataatataaattatagtaacaataataataataataatataaaaaataatacctcttgtattaatgataattataatggTAGATTGCATAATAGTTCATTATCcaataaagatatatacaatgaaatgaataataaagacacaaatattaaaagtgatattttcaataattctttagataaacattattataatgtgAATTATAGTTATGATAACTCTTATATagataaagaaataaatcATATGTTTGAGGAAGATAATTTAGAAAATGGTTCAATGGAATATAACAACAATTATAAACCTTTTGACAAACCGATAAACAAAgaagatgataataaaaagatagACACACACACAGAGATAAATAatagtaaaaataatgatataaatataaatataaatagaTATAATGAATCTAATTACTCTAGAGAATATTTTGAAGAGATTgaaaatgaattaataatgaatgataaaaataatataaataatataaataatataaataattatgcTCAAGgtgatatatataatattaacgAACAAAAAACACAATCTGTAACACAAAAAGAAGGAAATGATGaagaaattaaaacaaGGGAAAATAGTATTGATATTTGTGTAGACTTATATGATGAAGAACCTTGGGAcgaaaatataaaaagagaAAACAACAATGACAAGAAAAGTTTATCTAATCAGaaaggaaaatataataaatcctccattttaaaagataactcttcaaataataataataatattgagAAGAACAATGTTAATGTTATAGGTGATAAAAAGAAgaaacaaacaaaaaaggaaacatcacaaaataataatagtaatcATGTTAATAAGAAAGAAAGGATTATATCTACAAAATTAATAAACCAAACGAACGAAAGTGATAACCTTAAAGAACTAGgaaatgaattaaataatcAGATTAATAAACTCGAAAAAGAACAAGATAAAGTTAAAAAGCTAGAATATGAATTAATAGCTAAAAGTGCAGAAATAGAATTAGAAAGAgaagaaatgaaaaataccatagaacaagaaaaaaaaaaaatgatgaaaactattgaagaagaaagaaaaaaatggaataaagaaaaaaaaagaattgAAGGAGAAGTAGAGAAACAgagaaatattataatgcataaaagaaaattaacAAACGAAATAGCAATgttcaaaaataaaataaaagaattagaagagaaattagaaaaagacaaaaaagaacataaaattattgtagacaaattaaaaaaaaaggtagacaatttaaaaatagaaaatgaaaaacTTAAAAcagaattaaaaatatcagatgaatatagaaataaattaGAAGTATATCAACAAAATACTATTATGAAATTAGCTACAACAGttaataaaacaaaaaaaagcCAAAATTATAAAGGTAAAAGTTTTTTAAATACATCATCTGAATCTTCAATGCAagaagaattatataataacaattataataataatagtaatagtaTAAACAATAGcgatattataaataatcaCAATAATGCTAAGAATAAATCATATGattccaaaaaaaataataaattagaTATAGACAAGAACTTGTTGGAGTCTTCAGATAATTgtgatgatataaaaaaaattattaataataaaaaaaataatatacataaggatttagaaattatatataatagttCTATTAACACAGAAGATGAAAtttataacaaaaaaatattggACAATGACTACAAAATAAAaggtaataataataataataataataatacacaTTTGAAAAGTAAGAAGAATAAATTTACACTGgataaattatttattcaaaacaaaaatgataaagatAGTCATAAACATTcagataataataaaatagatgaagaatatattaataaaaatttaaagaGAATGAGATcaataattaaaaataaaaaaaaattgttagaagaaaaaatgtCTTCTCAGGAAAATGACGATAGTTGTAGTTTAGTAACTACTACAAATGATATTAATTTGAATGAAAAAGAAGCATTTTTTTATGAGCACTGTAAAAAGAATAAGGATGAAATTTTATTCAgtgatgatataaaatatgcaaataataaaacaaatataaaatatgacAAAAGAATATCCAATAAAGATGGGgatgatattatatatgaaaatatgaataagaagaaaaataaaggTAGTACActaaataataataataataataaaataatgaaacCATCTTTGgttaataatacaaatgaaatatatatgagtgattataatacaaatgAGAATAATGAAAGGTCTTACAAAACATATAGGAATTATTCTACTAGTAAtcaaaaaagaaaagatgatattataaataataaagtaatatctaaaaaaagaacaaataGTATAGATAGatataatagaaataataataatatatgtaatgataataatttaaaacCTTTTGGTAAGGACTGGAATTTTGTAATGAACTTTGATTTTGACGAATTATTCAATCAATGTGAAAATGTTATAGAATCTATTTTTTCCTCatctaaaaaaataaaatatagaCAAGCATTTATTGATGGAAAGGTAGAAACTTTATTTGATGATGGattaaaattaattgaGAAAAAcagaaataaaaaaattatgcATCCAAGtaatataacaatatatcTGTACCCTACAAAGGATTACAAGGCACACCTTCCAAATTCTTACATGGTAaattttaagaaaaaaataaaatatatatatatatatttgtgtgACCATATTTCTATTACTATATTtcatacatttttatatcaatATCGTGTCTGCCTTTTAGTTATTTCGATTTGTTAACAAAGGAATATATCAAGTGAACATACCAAATAAATGTCAACTAAACAAgtaaatattaaaaaaaaaaaaaagaaaaaagaaaaagaaaaagaaaaagaaaaatcTTCATTAGAGACTATTTTTTTCACtacatatatgtacatatatatatatatatatatatatatatatatatatatatatttatttatttatttatttatttatttattttcctttttgcttttattttcttaaGATTTCCAAGTGGACAAGTAGATTGTAAATATACTGATGGacatatacaaatattattttgtgatggaaaaagaaaagaaatattacCCAACAGGGAGGAGTATGTTATATTACGTAACggtaatatattaaaattaatataaaaatggacttatataaaatattaagaataaagcatatgtatatccttttcttatataaatatattccttATATGAATACATTTATAACTACAACatcaatattataaataaatattattataaataaatattattataaataaatattattaataaataatttttttttttttttttatttttccaTTTCCCTTCAGGAACTATGAAAAAGTTAAATTAAAATACGTGTGTTCAcgaatataaatatatattggatatatttttaactCAGTTTATAAGATTTGATGTTTTATTCATAAGTGAGGATATAACAAgataaatatttgaaatataaagaaacaaataaattttaaattttatataatctgaattataaatattaaaatatatatatatatatatatataattccttttttttttttttaatctttttggaatatattatatatatatatataatatatagaacttatattattttattattattttctttatttatttattttttctttatttatatattttttatttttattctttttttttgttatatattataaataaatataatataatatatattttatatatgtacatattttttttttatcattttggGAGTTCACATATTTAGTGCTTCCTTTTGTAAGcacatattaaaaaaaaattttcgtatttttctttctttttttttttttttttttttaaattcaaaacaaaaaataaataatttataaagttaataaatatattataatatatatatatatatatttttacttttatcctaattgtatataattaGCTTTATGCATATAATTTCATTACTTAATTagtaaatattttaatatatatatatatattaatgtttttaaaatatatttttcctattgaaaaaaatataaaaaaa from Plasmodium gaboni strain SY75 chromosome 14, whole genome shotgun sequence includes:
- a CDS encoding putative spindle assembly abnormal protein 4, whose amino-acid sequence is MKKIKDEFDDYYDAYEENWSPDTFAELESSESLEKTIQKKMYKEELEQSNFFCAAKEIYSNDSENMQVDNNDIKKKEITNDNNSGGENDDIINDNNNSHHLVLDIDENIDLTEEDVEASNKNENNFDENKWTNHFNEEDQKEDSNKLYEERNDDIDENKKSHEEINLFKDIYDELENSKNEKENNYENYSYNENYSNKKNENSDSFMNELNMYSNNIERNDNEKNDSLSVFNRNESDLNLFDDLNDTNHYNSNSKDKNDFDPCSNSYNEYKEKDDVFVDNNNSNNNNNNNNNHMNDIFENCHRYEKNEEYENYSNKSFCPILKKGENNYDDTKENKIDMINMNNFERYNLKDENVCLQNDDIVSIISERLQEDKNKNSMDYSFYNNNTCTSYNDKDIKEILSNYNMSNDISNNLSNIISNMISNNLSNIISNNISNYNISDSIDSNKNNLKYNNSLNNNDSTIDNGTNSSNNINYSNNNNNNNIKNNTSCINDNYNGRLHNSSLSNKDIYNEMNNKDTNIKSDIFNNSLDKHYYNVNYSYDNSYIDKEINHMFEEDNLENGSMEYNNNYKPFDKPINKEDDNKKIDTHTEINNSKNNDINININRYNESNYSREYFEEIENELIMNDKNNINNINNINNYAQGDIYNINEQKTQSVTQKEGNDEEIKTRENSIDICVDLYDEEPWDENIKRENNNDKKSLSNQKGKYNKSSILKDNSSNNNNNIEKNNVNVIGDKKKKQTKKETSQNNNSNHVNKKERIISTKLINQTNESDNLKELGNELNNQINKLEKEQDKVKKLEYELIAKSAEIELEREEMKNTIEQEKKKMMKTIEEERKKWNKEKKRIEGEVEKQRNIIMHKRKLTNEIAMFKNKIKELEEKLEKDKKEHKIIVDKLKKKVDNLKIENEKLKTELKISDEYRNKLEVYQQNTIMKLATTVNKTKKSQNYKGKSFLNTSSESSMQEELYNNNYNNNSNSINNSDIINNHNNAKNKSYDSKKNNKLDIDKNLLESSDNCDDIKKIINNKKNNIHKDLEIIYNSSINTEDEIYNKKILDNDYKIKGNNNNNNNNTHLKSKKNKFTLDKLFIQNKNDKDSHKHSDNNKIDEEYINKNLKRMRSIIKNKKKLLEEKMSSQENDDSCSLVTTTNDINLNEKEAFFYEHCKKNKDEILFSDDIKYANNKTNIKYDKRISNKDGDDIIYENMNKKKNKGSTLNNNNNNKIMKPSLVNNTNEIYMSDYNTNENNERSYKTYRNYSTSNQKRKDDIINNKVISKKRTNSIDRYNRNNNNICNDNNLKPFGKDWNFVMNFDFDELFNQCENVIESIFSSSKKIKYRQAFIDGKVETLFDDGLKLIEKNRNKKIMHPSNITIYLYPTKDYKAHLPNSYMLFRFVNKGIYQVNIPNKCQLNKFPSGQVDCKYTDGHIQILFCDGKRKEILPNREEYVILRNGTMKKLN